From the Argentina anserina chromosome 3, drPotAnse1.1, whole genome shotgun sequence genome, the window TAGATGGTGGAGATTGGACGGGCAATGTGCACTTTAATCTTCAAGATCTAAAATATCTTCCTGATTCCCTTATATATATCAACTGGCCGACATACAGTTTGAAGTATTTACCAGCAACATTTTCTGCTGAGAATCTCACTGAGCTTTGTATGCCTGGTAGCCGACTCAAGAGACTTTGGAATGAAGGCCAGGTATATATACGACCAAGTTCTTTCCTGCAAGTATTAAATTATCAAATGCAGTAATGTAAACTCATATATTTAAGCCAAGTTATTCTTAATTCTTaccaatttttgtttttgttaaattgtttCAGAAGCCTAGGAACTTAAAGCGGATTGATCTCAGTCGCTCCAGGGAGCTGGTTGAAGTTCCAGATCTCTCTCTGTGTGTAAACATTGAGAGGATAGACCTGGAACGCTGTGAACGGCTGGTTGAAGTTCCTTCCTATTTTCAAAATCTGCACAAGCTTACTCGGTTAAATGTGGATCGTTGCAGAAATTTACGTGTTCTCTCAGATATGCCAAGTAATATGGTTGATTTGAAATTAGGTAGGACTACAATAGAAGAGTTGCCTTCATCAATATGGTGTCTAGAAAAACTTGATGAGTTACGTCCTTGTTGGTGCGAGGGCATTAAGACTCTTCCAAACAGCATTTGGAAGCTGTATTCCGTCAGAGATCTTACACTGACTGGGACAAGTATACAAGAATTGCCCTCATCGATCGAGTGTCTCTGCAATTTAAAGACTCTTTCTCTGTCAGATTGCAAAAGGTTCGTCAGTCTCCCAACCAGCATATGTAAGTTGAAGTCTCTCCTAGAACTGAGTCTTCGTGGATGCTCTAGCTTCGAAAAGTTCCCAGAGATCTTGGAGCCTATGGAACTTCTGCGGATTGTTAAATTAGGAGGAACCAAATTGAAAGAGCTGCCTTGTTTGATTGAAAACGCAGTTGGGCGGAAGGAATCGGAGTTACCTGGGTGTACATGCTTTGAGTCTGTCCCAAACAGCACCTTGCCTCCGTACTCGTCGGTCATTTTATGGCCTTCGATGAATTGGCTAATCCTCAGTGGCTGCAGAATGCTAGAAGAAATCCCTGATTGCATCTTCAGCCTCAACTGGTTATTTACTTTAGATCTGGGGGGAAGCATGATTAGGCGCATACCTTCAACCATCAATCAAGCGTCTCGGCTGGAGGAATTAATTCTAAGAAATTGCGAGCTCCTTGAGTCTTTACCCGAGCTCCCATATGATCTGGAATATATAGATGCAAGTGGGTGCAAGAGATTAAAGACATTCTCTGGGTTCACGACTGCACTCACAGAAGATTCGAAGCCAGTTAATTGTAATAGAATATTCCGTAACTTTTCTGATTGCGGAAGTTTGGATGAGAATGCGAGGAGGCACATAATGGATGATGCACATCTTCTTAGCACATTTTATTTGGtacgtctctctctctcctctctctccgcTAAAAAAAAACCACTCTATCCATTCCGCTGGTTCCATAAACAATCAACATCATATCTGTGTCTATGTACAGGTATTATGTAAGAGGGATTACGAGGTTAGATGTTCGGGAAGTGAAATTCCAAAATGGGTGAGGAATCAAATGGAGGGAAGTAGGATAGATATCACGCTTCCTCCACATTGGATTAAAGATGCCAACTTTCTGGGTTTTGCTTTATCTGTTGTTATTGACTTCCGTAAGGCGTCTCATGCGGAAATATGTACAGGTGAATACATCTTCAAAAGCGAGGATGGTGAAAGCTATACATGGGGCACAGGCACTTTTGATGACAAATGGTGTCGAGGAAAATCGGAAAACATGGTGGTGGTGTGGTTCGAAGCCCTTCAGAGGATGTGGTTGGCTCCTTGTACCAATGCCACTCGCGCCTCTTTCCATTTCAAACTAACTGGATACGACCAGGAGGAGTATGAGGTGGAACGGTGTGGGGTGGGCTTTGTATATGCTCAAGGCCTAGACGAAAATGCTGTAGATTGGCAGATCATGGATGAACAGCATGGTGAAGCTACCGCCAGTGAGAATTCAGATTAAGATACCTCGGATTCAGTTACCCTCTTGAGGTCATGTTTCAGAAACTGTCGTTAAATTAGAGCCCCAACAGACTCCCATGAATTCAatagtttttgttttggctGGCCAGACAAACAAACTATATTTGCACCGGTTTGCTGGCAGTCTCAGAGACTCAAAATGAGCACCCAATAATCCAATATTTCGTAATCGTTACATGTAACACGCACACAATTGGATGTCAAAGAACAATTAATAGAAAATGATTATTCTACCTCGGCAATAGTATCTATCAGAGCAACAATTAAAACTAATGTTACCATCCCAACAGGGATTCAGGCCACGGTGTTTCAAAATCAATTTATTTAAGCCTCTGGACCTcggaccaaaaaaaaaaattcctctGGACCTAAACTGTCACCCAGACAGCGTTTTGTGATTTCTATCCTAACTCTAGCAACAGACATTTAAGAAGCaaagttattttattttatttaagatAACATGTGGCTTTCTTAAGAGACATAAATTAAGTGCAAAAACCAGGAAGCATATGACATAATATTAACAACATagtaaaatttcaatttcaatcaaaaaaaaaaagtaaagttTCAATTCCTGTCCCCCATCTCTTCATAATGAAACTAAATATAAATCTTTGGTACAGTCAGTAGCTACATATCAGTTCCAAAGCAGCAGAGGCTAGTTTAAGAGTTCTCATAATCCAACTGTCTTTCACTAACAGTCGTTCCCATACGTGAAATGCAAGCTCACATCACAGCCTTCTTCCTCTCCTACCACCCTTTCTGCGGGTGCTATCAGTGGGAATTGGAGTCACATCCTCTGAAACATGGACACTAAATATCAATTATACTGGTGAAACAAAACATGCACCGCCAACAGTCTAAACCAACAACTTATAGTCCACCCACGAATATGTTTTTAAACAAAAAGTACAATTTTTACAGCAGTCCGTACATTCAGAAAACGCCGATACATTTTGCACCCACAAAAAACTAGACATCAATTATTGACTTTCCTCTTTTAATAGGAATGTTCTGCTATATTTTGAGAACCAGAGATGAAGAGAAAATATATCAAGTTGAACAAAATGGAATTACCAATACGACCAATTCTCATTCCAGAACGAGCAAGAGCACGGAGTGCAGACTGGGCACCAGGGCCAGGTGTCTTAGTTTTGTTGCCACCAGTTGCCCGCAACTTAATATGAAGTGCAGTAATACCTAATTCCTGCATTATCAAATCCAAAAATTATGCagggaaaatgaaagaaacttaAACTATACACGTCATTAGTAAAAAGTCCATCAGaataaaaataagtaaaaggaaagaaaaaagtgCAGGCAGATCAGGACCTTGCATCTAGTAGAAACATCTTGCGCTGCAAGCATAGCTGCATATGGGGAAGACTCATCTCTGTCGGCTTTCACCTTCATACCACCTGCATATAAAGATACATTAGATGATGAAACGAAACATTGAAAATAGCATCTTATAACCCGAGTATCATTCCAGTGACTTGAACACACTGGAGTTTTGTGCAAGTGCTGCTTATCGCGCCACTTAATATACCAATTTGTAATATATAGCACCACTTCATACAGTTAAAGTTGAGTGAACACTAGATTTACAATATATGattcaaaaattaattacaaaaCTTGAAAGAATTGCTTTACCAGTAATACGGACTAAAGTTTCCCTTCCAGAGAGATCAGTCACATGCTACAAAACAAAGTGTAAGatcaaaatccaaattcaTAACACTGATCAGATGTAAGAAATTAGTAGACAGATAAATTTACTTACAATGAAAGTATCATTAAACGAGGCGAAAATGTGGGCAACACCAAAAACATGTTCACCATCTCTGACAGCAGGACCGAGAGTGACATTCTCTTCCTTTGGCTCCCTAATCTTCTTATGCTTCGACTGTAACACACAttcaaaaccaaatcaaacaCTAAAAAGTGCTCCTTTCAATACCACAAAACGATAAATTCCTATATCAGAAAACTAACAGTTTCTATTTCACAGTAAAATTCACCAGGTTGGTGCAAAATGCCTAAAACTGATTCAGACCCAAGTACACTATTATCGGTCCAATTGTTTTATATCTTAAACTCGAAATTATAGTACTACCAACACAATGATTCATCTTAATTGAATTAATTGGGATTAAAACCGGTAGAACACTAATTAACATATAGTAGTATCAGAACATAAAATCTATATCCAAATAATTCACAGACATATGCATTTCAAGGACGAATCAGACCTCAATACGAACAGACAGCagctaaataaattaaaagaaaataaaaattaagggTTTTGGATCTGAAATCCAGCAGCTAAAGCTAGTGAAACGGACTCGGAGCGATTTGAGATAGAAAGTAAATAGGGATCGGAGATTTGCTTACCATGGTTGCGACTGGGTTTGGTCGGGGTTGGACCAAGTGGCGCTTTTCAGCTATTTGGTAAAACCCAACGGAGGACTGAAGCGGGGGCATGTCGTCTTGGGTTTTATATGGGACAACAATTGCACTAGGGTTACATTTAACGGTGGATTTACAAGGATACCCTTCTATTTATGAGTTATTGTAATTTCACGCCTTgttttttactatttactttcccttttttgttgtttttttcttctaaactGTCAAAAGTAAATAATTTCTGAATTGTGTAATGCATTCGTCCCTTATGCTATTTATCGATATAAATCATCCTCGGTTACATTAGTAACACATCATCCAGACATGTTCAGATTGAGATCCGTAAGGTACCCCTCTATTCAAGGCGCATCAAGCGCGAAAGCCCCCCACAAATTGATGAGAATTTAGGCTCAATGCTTTGCGTCTTTGAACATAGAGAGCGGGGGAGCGTTCATTTCAACAATGAGAGGAGAAGCAACAAGGCAAGTAAAGAAAGTTGTTGGCCAGTTTTGCAATCAATAGCTCAAAGGCTGTGTGTTCAGTTCTCTATCAGAAATGGAAGTTCAGGACTATACAAGGTTTCACTGTCACGTGTATATTCTATTTCTCTCAGCAATGCGTTGCAAGTATATATAACCGACCTTACACAAAGTGGAGATGAACACAACAACAAATGATTTTAGTGAGCCTAACTACAAAGAATGGTAACAACCAAAGTCATCCGGAATGCTAAGCAGATATCAGACCGATGTAGGCAGCAACTAGCGACAATGTAGATGATATTATATAGGCACCACCAACAATGACTGGCTCTCTAAGTCCACTTAGTTCAAGGTGATGATGAAATGGTGCCATTCGGAAGAGTCGACGACCAGCACCTTGCAACTGTTTGGTTGTCTTAAAGTACATTACCTACATATTACTAAAACATTAGCACACAGAAAACTGTAACTTAATCAAATCTGAGAATGAAGAACATACTTTATCTGAAAATTCAATGGTACCGGTAACAAACCTGCAAAATAATCGATGAGGCTTCCCAGATAAAGATGCCAGATGAAATAAACAATGGGAAGAACATTCCCGTGCAACAAGCCATTGCAGCCAACCCTCCACCAAGTGCCAAGGATCCAGTATCACCCATGAACACTGATGCCTTGTATCGGTTGTGCAAAAGGAAACCAACACAAGCTCCTGCCATTGACGCTCCAAATATTGCAAGGTCTGTTTATATGTCCGACACTATTTAGTATTCAACAATTGGAAGAGACCAACCTTACTGCAAGTCCATTTAACACTAAATATCTATTAACAAAACGTTTAGTATCAGTCTTATCATATATAGAACAATGGAACTTACACTTATACCATTGCATGCTGATTCATATCAGATAACATGAATCAATAAGAAATTTAACTTGGTCAACTGCTTAACTGTTCTACAACTCTTAAATGTTGATCAGTTGATTTCAAATGGTACATGGCCCCATTTACATTATAATATAATGCAATCACCTGAGCATATTGGAAGTACTGCAATTGACATTCCTGTAAAAGCCAATGCAGCAGACCCTCCAGCCAGCCCATCAAGACCATCTGTTAAGTTCACCCCATTTCCCATAGAAACAAAACAGAATGATGCCAACAGCAGATATAACTTTCCCAGCCATACAATGCCTAGTGGAGCAGGTAGAGGAACTAACATTTTCCTACATCAAGAAATACGAGATAGAACTTCAGCAAAACTACCATGAGTAAGCTAGTGAATAGATCCAGAAGTGTTGCCACTGCATCCAATAAGTGAATGCTACTATCAACTTGTTTGAATCAGTGAATATAATGATTATGCACAGCATCAATTTCACACATCAAGAACACTAATCACTAGCAAAACCTAGGTCAACAATGATTACTTTGGGAAGGGAAGGGAAGGGTTCAGATTTATCTTTCAGATTGATTAGATAAAAGCATTTAGACACTCCTAAAAGCATTTAGACACTTCGCAAGAAGCTTCTGTTATACAAAAAGGGTCATAGAGATTGTTTCTCACTGTAGTTATTAACATATGCTTAAAACCGAATACAGCTCACCATATGAAAATTACATGTTCAATATATCTGTAGCCATATCTATTAGGCCAAACCATGTGTTTGCTTAATCAACTATAAAACCTCGTATTTTGTCTGGCTAATACGCAGCATTTAAACACATGTTTCTAATTTCTGTGAACTCATCAGCACAAGAATAGACATGTGAGTTACCATTAGAATAATAGTTACAAGAATATATACATGCCATAGGGTGATGATATATTTGTTGTATGCAACCAATATGAAAACCATGTTGCAACAGCTACCTGCAAAATAGCAAAAGATTATTATTACTCACAAAGTTGTAAGATACAACTCTTAGATACTATTTGAGAAGGAAAAGATAATAGAATGTTCACCTCCAAAACAATTTTTATCCATGCAGATAGACCTCTACCATGATTCTTGATCAAGCAAATGATATCATCAAGTAGTCCAATAGCAGCAAATGCGAGAGTTGCTGTAGTTGCTCCGGCTACTTCAACAGAAGAAAAACCAGCAGTGAACCTTGCAACAGTTACACCAACTGGTATAAAGAACAGTCCACCCATTGTGGGAGTTCTCTTTTTTAA encodes:
- the LOC126786584 gene encoding phospho-N-acetylmuramoyl-pentapeptide-transferase homolog isoform X4; protein product: MASYSLHLRRLYPLHLPRPHRRSSSPAADRLRSSSGFSPILSPITHDPKLIGLQRGGCGFGHGRVYSGDFDVDLGDTSPVEDWGHNQEGAAEHMSFSSDGDGSDAELAVLGHQRKKHRIRQGVLLNTGLIMFLVVVLLYVDWCAWRIVRLPLAPFHLTCPFIISAALASCAGYVCVPLLYSLKIHQIIRNEGSIRHSLKKRTPTMGGLFFIPVGVTVARFTAGFSSVEVAGATTATLAFAAIGLLDDIICLIKNHGRGLSAWIKIVLEVAVATWFSYWLHTTNISSPYGMKMLVPLPAPLGIVWLGKLYLLLASFCFVSMGNGVNLTDGLDGLAGGSAALAFTGMSIAVLPICSDLAIFGASMAGACVGFLLHNRYKASVFMGDTGSLALGGGLAAMACCTGMFFPLFISSGIFIWEASSIILQVMYFKTTKQLQGAGRRLFRMAPFHHHLELSGLREPVIVGGAYIISSTLSLVAAYIGLISA
- the LOC126786584 gene encoding phospho-N-acetylmuramoyl-pentapeptide-transferase homolog isoform X3, encoding MASYSLHLRRLYPLHLPRPHRRSSSPAADRLRSSSGFSPILSPITHDPKLIGLQRGGCGFGHGRVYSGDFDVDLGDTSPVEDWGHNQEGAAEHMSFSSDGDGSDADAYRLAVLGHQRKKHRIRQGVLLNTGLIMFLVVVLLYVDWCAWRIVRLPLAPFHLTCPFIISAALASCAGYVCVPLLYSLKIHQIIRNEGSIRHSLKKRTPTMGGLFFIPVGVTVARFTAGFSSVEVAGATTATLAFAAIGLLDDIICLIKNHGRGLSAWIKIVLEVAVATWFSYWLHTTNISSPYGMKMLVPLPAPLGIVWLGKLYLLLASFCFVSMGNGVNLTDGLDGLAGGSAALAFTGMSIAVLPICSDLAIFGASMAGACVGFLLHNRYKASVFMGDTGSLALGGGLAAMACCTGMFFPLFISSGIFIWEASSIILQVMYFKTTKQLQGAGRRLFRMAPFHHHLELSGLREPVIVGGAYIISSTLSLVAAYIGLISA
- the LOC126786584 gene encoding phospho-N-acetylmuramoyl-pentapeptide-transferase homolog isoform X1 encodes the protein MASYSLHLRRLYPLHLPRPHRRSSSPAADRLRSSSGFSPILSPITHDPKLIGLQRGGCGFGHGRVYSGDFDVDLGDTSPVEDWGHNQEGAAEHMSFSSDGDGSDAEYVVSPQSYVDLPAITKPTDDAITFSAYRLAVLGHQRKKHRIRQGVLLNTGLIMFLVVVLLYVDWCAWRIVRLPLAPFHLTCPFIISAALASCAGYVCVPLLYSLKIHQIIRNEGSIRHSLKKRTPTMGGLFFIPVGVTVARFTAGFSSVEVAGATTATLAFAAIGLLDDIICLIKNHGRGLSAWIKIVLEVAVATWFSYWLHTTNISSPYGMKMLVPLPAPLGIVWLGKLYLLLASFCFVSMGNGVNLTDGLDGLAGGSAALAFTGMSIAVLPICSDLAIFGASMAGACVGFLLHNRYKASVFMGDTGSLALGGGLAAMACCTGMFFPLFISSGIFIWEASSIILQVMYFKTTKQLQGAGRRLFRMAPFHHHLELSGLREPVIVGGAYIISSTLSLVAAYIGLISA
- the LOC126786584 gene encoding phospho-N-acetylmuramoyl-pentapeptide-transferase homolog isoform X2, which gives rise to MASYSLHLRRLYPLHLPRPHRRSSSGFSPILSPITHDPKLIGLQRGGCGFGHGRVYSGDFDVDLGDTSPVEDWGHNQEGAAEHMSFSSDGDGSDAEYVVSPQSYVDLPAITKPTDDAITFSAYRLAVLGHQRKKHRIRQGVLLNTGLIMFLVVVLLYVDWCAWRIVRLPLAPFHLTCPFIISAALASCAGYVCVPLLYSLKIHQIIRNEGSIRHSLKKRTPTMGGLFFIPVGVTVARFTAGFSSVEVAGATTATLAFAAIGLLDDIICLIKNHGRGLSAWIKIVLEVAVATWFSYWLHTTNISSPYGMKMLVPLPAPLGIVWLGKLYLLLASFCFVSMGNGVNLTDGLDGLAGGSAALAFTGMSIAVLPICSDLAIFGASMAGACVGFLLHNRYKASVFMGDTGSLALGGGLAAMACCTGMFFPLFISSGIFIWEASSIILQVMYFKTTKQLQGAGRRLFRMAPFHHHLELSGLREPVIVGGAYIISSTLSLVAAYIGLISA
- the LOC126787643 gene encoding 40S ribosomal protein S14, with the translated sequence MPPLQSSVGFYQIAEKRHLVQPRPNPVATMSKHKKIREPKEENVTLGPAVRDGEHVFGVAHIFASFNDTFIHVTDLSGRETLVRITGGMKVKADRDESSPYAAMLAAQDVSTRCKELGITALHIKLRATGGNKTKTPGPGAQSALRALARSGMRIGRIEDVTPIPTDSTRRKGGRRGRRL
- the LOC126786707 gene encoding disease resistance-like protein DSC1, with product MASSSVDALKYDVFLSFRGEDTRSTFTSHLHAALKQKQIKTYIDYELVRGEEIAPALIKAIKGSELSVVILSQDYASSKWCLDELVHILECKESHGQIVIPIFYGVDSSDVRHQRESYAAAFLHHEERFQDTPNRVLKWREVLTKASNLAGFDSRNFGRESELIEEVIRDILMKLSEECSSDLEGLVGMESRIQKLESLLCIVPEDVRVRTVGIWGMGGVGKTTLAGLVFNQLKSQFEASHFLADVREESGKHGIKALRNELIRNLLKDESLTIATPSIGTTLIKKRLSQAKFLVVLDDVDNVSQLEILVGIQVQFGPGSRIIITTRDKHQLREMQRLQKGADRDVIMYKAKELDHKEALQLFQSNFFEDISGRSDYSEIIHSAAGIPLALKIWGSVFRRRKTTQERESLLEKLKKSSGTDLQKVYRISYDALGEHEREIFLYIACFYKGEEVRRAKEQLNACGLDADNGIDVLIDMSLVSIRYDKLWMHDVIQEMGRAIECEQHPAKPGKRKHLFTPEDVCHVLKKNKGTKNVQSISLDLSTITQLQLTPQAFKKMRNLKFLKLDGGDWTGNVHFNLQDLKYLPDSLIYINWPTYSLKYLPATFSAENLTELCMPGSRLKRLWNEGQKPRNLKRIDLSRSRELVEVPDLSLCVNIERIDLERCERLVEVPSYFQNLHKLTRLNVDRCRNLRVLSDMPSNMVDLKLGRTTIEELPSSIWCLEKLDELRPCWCEGIKTLPNSIWKLYSVRDLTLTGTSIQELPSSIECLCNLKTLSLSDCKRFVSLPTSICKLKSLLELSLRGCSSFEKFPEILEPMELLRIVKLGGTKLKELPCLIENAVGRKESELPGCTCFESVPNSTLPPYSSVILWPSMNWLILSGCRMLEEIPDCIFSLNWLFTLDLGGSMIRRIPSTINQASRLEELILRNCELLESLPELPYDLEYIDASGCKRLKTFSGFTTALTEDSKPVNCNRIFRNFSDCGSLDENARRHIMDDAHLLSTFYLVLCKRDYEVRCSGSEIPKWVRNQMEGSRIDITLPPHWIKDANFLGFALSVVIDFRKASHAEICTGEYIFKSEDGESYTWGTGTFDDKWCRGKSENMVVVWFEALQRMWLAPCTNATRASFHFKLTGYDQEEYEVERCGVGFVYAQGLDENAVDWQIMDEQHGEATASENSD